GTCCAGCTTGCGCCGACAAGCCAATCATGGGCAGCCGTTCTGGAGCGCAAGGGCGGGTGGCCACCGAGAGACGTCTCCGTGACCACCCGCCCGTCACCGACCGGGTGTTACCCACCCTTCACGGCCCCGCGGTCCGGGGAATCCCGCCCCGGAGCCTCACCCGCGCCGCCGAAGCGGCCAGGCACGTCAGGCGCCGCCGGCCGAGGCACCTGCACCGGAGGAGCCCCCGGCCAGCGTGGAGCTGTCCGTCGACTCGTCGACGGGCAGGGCGCTGCCGGCCTTCCAGGTCGCCCACGGGACGGACCACTCGTTCCCGAGCTGCGACGTGTCCGCCGGCCGCCCGGTGTTCTTGATGTTGATGATGTCGCCAAACTGACTGAAGTTGTAGAACCATTCCGCATCAGCGGGCGACGCGTTCACGCACCCGTGCGAGACGTTCGCCCGCCCCTGTGAGGCCACCGACCACGGGGCGGAGTGCACGTACTGCCCACCGCTGGTGTAGTGGACGGCCCACTGCACCTCCTCGCGGTAGTAGTCGGGGCTGCCCACCGGAATGCCCACCGTCGCCGAGTCCATGATCACCATGGGGGACTTGCCGAGCACGTTGTGCGGGCCTTCCATGGTCAGTGAGCCCGGCTTGCCGCCGCTGATCAGCATGGTCCGGACCAGCTGTCCGTTCTGGTAGACCTGCATTCTGTGGGTCGACGCGTCGACCTCGCTGACCTGGGCGGCACCGATGGTGAAGTCCATCGTGCGATCCTTGACGCCGATCCAGCCGGTGCCGGAGTCGTAGCCGGCCAGGTTCGCCGCCACGTGCACCTTGGTCCCGGGTGCCCAGTACTCCTGGGGCCGCCACATCACCAGGCGGTTCGACATCCAGCGCCAAGCGCCGAGCACCGGCGGGTCGGTGCTGACCGCGAGGCGACGCTGCACCGCGGCACGGTCCGTCACCGGCGCACTGAAGGTGAGGCTGATCGGAGTGCCCACCCCGACGGTCTGTCCGGCCACGGGCTCCCAGGAGACCTTGAACGCCTTGTCCGGGATGCCGGTGGTGAAGCTCGACGTGATGCTCTTCGTGCCGGTCAGGCCCGCCGTCTGGGCGGTGGTGGCCTGGATGTCGTAGCGGCTGTCCGAGAACAGCCCGCTCGCCGAGGTCCACGTCCGGTGGTCCGCGGAGAAGGTTCCCTCGAGCGTGCCCGCCTCGGTCTTCTCGGTGGCGCTCGCGCCGCGCGCGACCGCGACCGACGCGAGCGGCGCGTTGCTCGTCACCACGACCGACTCGGTCAGCGCGATGCCGGCCGCGCCGTCCGCCGGGGTGACGGTCAGCGTCGGTGTCGCCGGCGGGGGCGAGGTCTGCGGCGCCGCCTCGTCGCCACCGCCGCCACCGGACGAGCACGACACCAGCAGCGCCACGGCGAGCAGGAGGGCGGCGACCCCGGTGCCACGCCGGCGGACGGAACGGGAGGCGGGCAGCAGCCCGCCACGGAGAACTCGAGCCGGGCTCATCATCGAGCGGGACATGCGATGCCTTCTTCCGAAGACCGGAGCAACGACGAGGTGTAGGGCTTTCCGTCGGCTCGCGGATCGCCCGGCACCGGATCACCAGTGCTGGTGACCAG
The genomic region above belongs to Parafrankia irregularis and contains:
- a CDS encoding L,D-transpeptidase, which gives rise to MSRSMMSPARVLRGGLLPASRSVRRRGTGVAALLLAVALLVSCSSGGGGGDEAAPQTSPPPATPTLTVTPADGAAGIALTESVVVTSNAPLASVAVARGASATEKTEAGTLEGTFSADHRTWTSASGLFSDSRYDIQATTAQTAGLTGTKSITSSFTTGIPDKAFKVSWEPVAGQTVGVGTPISLTFSAPVTDRAAVQRRLAVSTDPPVLGAWRWMSNRLVMWRPQEYWAPGTKVHVAANLAGYDSGTGWIGVKDRTMDFTIGAAQVSEVDASTHRMQVYQNGQLVRTMLISGGKPGSLTMEGPHNVLGKSPMVIMDSATVGIPVGSPDYYREEVQWAVHYTSGGQYVHSAPWSVASQGRANVSHGCVNASPADAEWFYNFSQFGDIINIKNTGRPADTSQLGNEWSVPWATWKAGSALPVDESTDSSTLAGGSSGAGASAGGA